The following proteins are co-located in the Silene latifolia isolate original U9 population chromosome 1, ASM4854445v1, whole genome shotgun sequence genome:
- the LOC141586650 gene encoding uncharacterized protein LOC141586650, which produces MVVQKHQNFNFHPLCKRIQLSHLCFADDLIIFCKAERGSVGLMMKAYESFSKATGPVMNKSKSSLYCNGIDDQVLRDLEHITGMKRGTFPFTYLGVTFSPKRLSIMDCNCLVDHLVDRIRGLGSRKLSYAGRIVLIQSVLSTLHSYWARIFILLKAVISNIEGIGRSFLWHGSDPKENPALISWDNVCKPMRQGGLGLKNLHQWNIAVVGKYVWWVAKKADHLWVRWVHAI; this is translated from the coding sequence ATGGTGGTGCAAAAGCATCAGAACTTTAATTTCCATCCACTGTGTAAAAGGATCCAGCTATCTCACTTGTGCTTTGCAGATGACCTTATTATTTTCTGCAAAGCTGAGAGGGGTTCAGTGGGGTTGATGATGAAAGCTTATGAATCTTTCTCAAAGGCTACTGGACCTGTGATGAATAAAAGCAAGTCTAGCCTGTACTGCAATGGCATTGATGATCAAGTGCTAAGGGATTTAGAACATATCACTGGGATGAAGAGAGGAACATTTCCCTTTACATACCTAGGGGTCACTTTCTCCCCTAAACGTTTGTCTATTATGGACTGCAATTGCCTTGTGGACCATCTTGTTGATAGAATTCGTGGGCTTGGTTCAAGGAAATTATCTTATGCAGGGAGGATTGTCCTGATTCAGTCTGTGCTGAGTACCCTTCACAGCTATTGGGCCAGGATTTTTATCCTTCTAAAGGCTGTGATCTCAAATATTGAAGGAATCGGCAGGTCCTTTCTTTGGCATGGCAGTGATCCTAAAGAAAACCCTGCACTTATCTCCTGGGATAATGTTTGCAAGCCCATGAGACAGGGAGGTTTGGGGCTTAAAAATCTACATCAGTGGAATATTGCTGTCGTAGGGAAGTATGTCTGGTGGGTTGCTAAAAAAGCAGATCACCTGTGGGTGAGGTGGGTGCATGCTATTTAG
- the LOC141586661 gene encoding uncharacterized protein LOC141586661, with the protein MEHYTIKAGYQWLKPDGALVPWYPWMLNKWLISKQSFICWLIAHQKLLTQYRLIRMKIIYENKCFECGLLEENLNHLFLKCPFSRQCSSLISDWCHLQLPLQHLISWWIGLRQASACKTKVIAVILATLMYHVWHSRNCSRLDGCVFRPQMLIAFSGGILPFHALVLNRTELKLW; encoded by the exons ATGGAGCATTATACTATCAAAGCAGGGTACCAATGGCTCAAACCTGATGGAGCATTGGTGCCATGGTACCCCTGGATGCTGAATAAGTGGCTTATCTCTAAACAGTCTTTTATCTGTTGGTTGATTGCTCATCAGAAGCTTTTGACCCAATACAGGCTGATAAGAATGAAGATCATTTATGAAAACAAGTGCTTTGAATGTGGGTTGCTGGAGGAGAACCTGAACCACCTCTTCCTTAAATGCCCTTTTAGCAGACAGTGTAGCAGCCTGATTTCAGATTGGTGCCATTTACAGTTGCCCCTGCAGCATCTTATCAGCTGGTGGATTGGCTTACGACAAGCGTCTGCTTGTAAGACGAAAGTTATAGCAGTAATTTTGGCTACCCTGATGTATCATGTCTGGCATAGCAGGAACTGCAGCAGACTTGATGGTTGTGTGTTTAGACCTCAG ATGCTCATTGCTTTCAGcggcggaattcttccatttcatgctCTTGTATTGAATCGAACTGAGTTGAAACTCTGGTGA